The Hymenobacter sp. GOD-10R genome includes a window with the following:
- a CDS encoding glycosyltransferase family 39 protein: MIPRSQWRRWVVGAFFGILTLLGVLLHRDYGVPWDEQLDRLNGIINAKYVALHVVPDLARHEENFANIPEMSENQDADHGVLFQLPLVVLERVARVNDSRDIYFFRHLMIFFSFVVGVYAFYRLARQRFGSWRMGLLGATALVLSPRFFAEAFYNYKDLVFVTFFTIGIYALVLFLRRPTWQRALLHALATGAAIDVRTMAVLLPAFTLVFGALELGVRPARRGQFATGLGIYLLVVPIVVVIGWPYLWEHPVDHFVAAFRSFSRYHPSDLLLVYLGKEILARELPWHYVPVWLLITTPLSYSLLAFVGMGAVLRAALQRPWQWLRQTTNRQDLLFGAWFGGPLLAIIWFQSVIYDGWRHLYFIYPAFLLFALRGIRAIWPNRKQLFTMPLRWWKAGLATLLLLGVVHTIVRMVRDHPYQNVYFSCLPGAVAERLFERDYWGLSGWQGMRWILAHDPNPQVTVSTDPRATIMLHNSRLLLPPAERARVIMTSPIQAHYFLTVYRWHPLPYPTSYGREVYRIRVSGNKILSVFKRP, encoded by the coding sequence ATGATACCTAGGTCTCAATGGCGCCGCTGGGTAGTAGGCGCATTCTTTGGAATACTTACGCTGCTAGGCGTGCTGCTACACCGCGACTATGGCGTGCCGTGGGATGAGCAACTTGACCGGCTTAACGGCATCATCAATGCCAAATATGTAGCATTGCACGTAGTTCCTGACCTAGCTCGGCACGAGGAGAACTTTGCTAACATACCAGAGATGAGCGAGAATCAGGATGCTGATCATGGCGTACTTTTTCAACTGCCGCTGGTGGTGTTGGAGCGCGTGGCACGCGTTAATGATTCGCGCGACATTTACTTTTTCCGCCATTTGATGATTTTCTTCAGCTTCGTGGTGGGCGTGTACGCCTTCTACCGCTTAGCTAGGCAACGCTTCGGCAGTTGGCGTATGGGCTTGCTGGGCGCCACAGCCCTTGTCTTATCGCCGCGCTTCTTTGCCGAGGCATTCTACAACTATAAGGACCTAGTATTTGTCACCTTTTTCACTATTGGCATTTATGCTCTAGTGCTATTTCTGCGGCGCCCGACTTGGCAACGAGCACTATTACACGCCCTTGCCACAGGGGCTGCAATTGACGTGCGCACAATGGCGGTGCTGTTACCTGCATTTACATTGGTGTTCGGTGCCCTAGAGCTGGGTGTTCGTCCCGCAAGACGAGGCCAGTTTGCGACGGGGCTAGGTATTTACTTGCTGGTGGTGCCCATTGTAGTAGTTATTGGGTGGCCTTACTTGTGGGAGCACCCAGTAGATCACTTTGTTGCCGCTTTTCGAAGCTTCAGCCGCTACCATCCCTCTGATTTGCTGCTCGTGTACCTGGGAAAAGAAATCTTAGCGCGTGAGCTACCCTGGCACTACGTACCCGTTTGGTTACTTATCACAACTCCCCTCTCCTACTCGTTGCTAGCTTTTGTAGGCATGGGAGCAGTGCTGCGTGCGGCCTTGCAACGGCCCTGGCAATGGCTACGCCAAACAACCAATCGCCAGGATTTGCTTTTTGGAGCGTGGTTTGGCGGCCCGTTGCTGGCTATTATTTGGTTTCAGTCAGTTATCTACGACGGCTGGCGTCACTTGTATTTCATTTATCCGGCTTTTCTCTTGTTTGCACTGCGCGGGATCAGAGCTATATGGCCTAATCGCAAACAGTTGTTTACAATGCCCCTGCGTTGGTGGAAAGCAGGCCTAGCTACCTTATTACTGCTTGGCGTAGTGCATACAATTGTGCGCATGGTGCGTGATCATCCGTACCAGAACGTCTACTTCAGCTGTCTACCTGGCGCGGTTGCTGAACGGTTATTTGAACGTGATTACTGGGGCTTATCAGGTTGGCAGGGCATGCGTTGGATTCTGGCGCACGATCCTAACCCACAGGTCACCGTGAGCACCGATCCTCGTGCAACGATTATGCTGCACAACAGCCGCTTACTTCTTCCCCCTGCCGAACGCGCCAGGGTTATAATGACCTCGCCGATACAGGCACATTATTTCTTGACTGTATACCGCTGGCACCCTCTCCCCTATCCAACAAGCTACGGCCGCGAAGTATATCGTATTCGGGTAAGTGGCAATAAAATACTCTCTGTATTCAAGCGCCCGTGA
- a CDS encoding glycosyltransferase family 39 protein, with product MLIFLGLALFRDYGVSWDEQVEHYYGVVSIKYIAKHLHPAAVQTGHEAPDLATFPDRDHGPAFEITVPIISRLLTSDSPRAYLLTRHLLIFSLSVLGTWALYRLGRAQFQDWRLGLLGATALVISPRFFAESFYNGKDIVFLALFTAAIYVLTLLLLRPTVTRALLLGLLTGLAIDVRILGLILVALTLGMLVLEAVFRPRTEVQRRRWLSIGVLYLAMAAMCTVSGWPYLWAAPLSNFLDAFQRLSRYPWLMSNFYLGEFVPSDQLPWHYSLVWILITTPVPYTAACLVGLVAWTRTLLRAGIAGLATRQNRLDLLFAGWLLGPILLVIVLKSVLYDGWRHLYFVYPALLLFGLRGVQALYRASRRQRTWRRVIVAAAVLATLEVGHTVVRMILMHPYQQVYFSFLPARVAEQYFERDYWGLAYRQGLEWILTQEAAPHISVSAPNPELIDNNTLMMSPEQRQRILHMPRQDDQYQYFMTNYRWHPQTYRDSVGQEVYSITADGIKILSVFKRR from the coding sequence TTGTTGATATTCTTGGGGCTAGCATTATTTCGTGACTATGGCGTGTCGTGGGATGAGCAAGTGGAGCACTATTACGGTGTTGTTAGCATAAAATACATAGCAAAACACCTGCATCCAGCAGCCGTTCAGACAGGTCATGAAGCACCCGACTTGGCGACTTTTCCGGATCGGGACCATGGACCGGCCTTCGAAATTACCGTCCCGATTATCAGCCGGCTACTAACCTCTGATAGTCCACGCGCTTATTTGCTCACGCGGCATTTATTGATTTTTAGTCTCTCTGTGCTTGGCACCTGGGCCTTATACCGCCTCGGCCGTGCCCAGTTTCAGGATTGGCGCTTGGGTCTGCTAGGTGCCACTGCCCTGGTTATATCGCCACGCTTTTTTGCGGAAAGCTTTTACAACGGCAAAGACATTGTTTTCCTAGCGCTTTTTACGGCAGCTATCTACGTCCTTACCCTGCTCCTGCTCCGCCCTACCGTAACGCGCGCGTTATTGCTCGGATTGCTTACCGGCCTAGCTATCGATGTGCGCATCCTAGGGTTGATACTTGTTGCGCTCACGCTTGGCATGCTCGTGCTCGAGGCCGTATTTCGACCGCGAACTGAGGTACAGAGGCGTCGATGGCTTAGCATAGGTGTGCTTTATCTGGCAATGGCAGCGATGTGCACCGTTAGTGGCTGGCCTTATCTGTGGGCTGCTCCGCTATCCAACTTTCTGGATGCTTTTCAGCGCCTGAGCCGCTATCCGTGGCTCATGAGCAACTTCTACTTGGGCGAGTTCGTGCCCAGCGACCAACTCCCGTGGCATTATTCGTTGGTTTGGATTCTGATTACGACGCCTGTGCCCTACACTGCTGCTTGCCTAGTAGGCCTTGTTGCGTGGACACGAACCCTGCTCCGCGCAGGTATTGCCGGCTTAGCGACGCGACAGAACCGCCTCGATTTGCTGTTTGCGGGGTGGTTGCTGGGGCCTATTTTACTGGTTATCGTGCTGAAATCCGTGCTCTATGACGGTTGGCGCCATTTGTACTTTGTATACCCCGCACTGCTCTTGTTTGGTTTGCGAGGCGTACAAGCCCTGTACCGGGCTAGCCGACGCCAGCGCACTTGGCGCCGCGTGATTGTGGCCGCGGCCGTGTTAGCTACGTTGGAAGTAGGGCATACCGTGGTACGGATGATCCTGATGCACCCGTACCAGCAAGTGTACTTTAGCTTTTTGCCTGCCCGCGTGGCTGAGCAATACTTTGAGCGTGACTATTGGGGCCTTGCTTACCGTCAGGGCTTAGAGTGGATTCTGACCCAAGAAGCGGCTCCCCATATTTCAGTCAGTGCTCCTAATCCCGAGCTTATCGACAATAATACACTCATGATGAGCCCGGAGCAGCGCCAACGTATTCTTCATATGCCGCGGCAGGATGATCAGTACCAGTATTTTATGACTAATTACCGCTGGCATCCGCAAACATACCGAGATAGTGTGGGCCAAGAAGTGTATTCGATTACAGCTGACGGTATCAAAATTTTATCCGTTTTCAAGAGGCGCTAA
- the coaE gene encoding dephospho-CoA kinase (Dephospho-CoA kinase (CoaE) performs the final step in coenzyme A biosynthesis.), translating to MRRIGITGGIGSGKSVVCRLFRVLGVPVYDSDFRAKWVMAHDVALRAELIAAFGTETFDAAGQLNRTYLARTAFADPAQLARLNRLVHPHVGRDFEQWADEQQQAGHAYVLKEAALLYESGAYRQLDRIITVFAPLAIRQARVLHRDPHRTADDILAIVGKQMSEEEKLSRADYIIYNDDEHLLIPQVVALHAEVVA from the coding sequence ATGAGGCGCATTGGCATCACTGGCGGTATAGGCTCGGGTAAGAGCGTGGTTTGTCGGTTATTTCGCGTGCTTGGGGTGCCCGTATACGATTCCGATTTTCGGGCGAAGTGGGTAATGGCCCACGACGTAGCACTGCGCGCTGAACTGATAGCTGCCTTCGGCACTGAAACATTCGATGCCGCCGGGCAGCTTAATCGCACGTACCTAGCTCGCACCGCCTTCGCTGATCCAGCGCAGCTAGCGCGGCTCAACCGGTTGGTGCATCCACATGTAGGGCGCGACTTTGAGCAGTGGGCCGACGAGCAGCAGCAGGCTGGCCATGCGTATGTGCTGAAAGAAGCAGCACTGCTCTATGAGTCAGGCGCGTACCGTCAGCTCGACCGCATTATTACGGTGTTCGCACCGCTCGCCATCCGACAGGCACGTGTGTTACATCGTGACCCGCACCGTACCGCCGACGACATACTTGCTATCGTGGGGAAGCAGATGAGCGAGGAGGAAAAGCTGAGCCGTGCAGATTATATTATCTACAACGACGATGAGCATCTACTTATCCCCCAAGTAGTAGCGTTGCACGCCGAAGTGGTAGCGTAG
- the yajC gene encoding preprotein translocase subunit YajC produces the protein MFLTLLLQVSGEGITQLIFPVAIALVVYFFMIRPQQRRASDAKKFRESLAKGASVVTIGGLHGKVVDLSDDAVIVEVDKGVRLKFDRSAIAREFGTKTPATATS, from the coding sequence ATGTTTCTTACTCTTCTTCTACAAGTATCGGGTGAAGGCATCACGCAACTGATCTTTCCAGTAGCCATTGCCTTGGTCGTATACTTCTTTATGATTCGGCCCCAACAGCGCCGTGCAAGTGATGCCAAAAAATTTCGGGAGTCGTTAGCTAAGGGCGCTTCTGTCGTAACTATTGGCGGGCTCCATGGCAAAGTGGTCGATTTGAGTGATGATGCTGTTATCGTCGAAGTAGACAAAGGCGTGCGTTTGAAATTCGACCGCTCGGCAATTGCCCGCGAGTTTGGTACTAAAACGCCTGCTACCGCTACTTCCTAA
- a CDS encoding DUF1573 domain-containing protein, which translates to MKRNLFSAFLLSSALLLGACNRDKPAEVGTEGMNAAATAAGDATANPVVDNPNVASETEAPNPNAPVMTFAETEYNFGDIKPGDVVKHTFNFTNSGKSPLLIENATASCGCTTPNWTKDPIAPGAQGTIEVQFDSHGKSGLQNKQVSIRANTQPSITQIAIRANIAEAAAR; encoded by the coding sequence ATGAAACGCAATTTATTTTCTGCTTTTCTGCTCTCCAGTGCATTATTGCTAGGTGCTTGCAACCGCGACAAGCCGGCCGAAGTAGGCACGGAGGGTATGAACGCTGCCGCTACGGCTGCAGGTGATGCTACGGCTAACCCCGTTGTCGATAACCCCAACGTAGCCAGCGAAACCGAAGCGCCTAATCCAAATGCGCCGGTGATGACCTTCGCGGAAACCGAGTACAACTTCGGGGATATCAAACCCGGCGACGTGGTAAAGCACACCTTCAATTTCACCAACTCTGGTAAATCGCCTCTGCTGATCGAAAACGCTACGGCTTCTTGCGGTTGCACTACGCCTAACTGGACGAAGGACCCGATTGCTCCCGGCGCACAGGGAACAATCGAAGTGCAGTTTGACAGCCATGGTAAATCAGGCTTGCAAAACAAGCAGGTTAGCATTCGGGCTAACACCCAACCTTCTATCACCCAAATAGCTATTCGCGCCAACATCGCCGAAGCAGCAGCACGGTAG
- a CDS encoding isocitrate/isopropylmalate dehydrogenase family protein → MHTITLIPGDGIGPEITQAVKDIFAAAQVPVQWEELNAGQTTFDQSGELLPQALLDSLERNKVGLKGPLTTPVGKGFRSINITLRQKFDLYQNVRPAITTEGIASRYSGIDLVLFRENTEGLYSGLEVYDERLGIADSISRITLEGCRKICHAAFAYAAKHGRKKVTLAHKANILKLAGSMMINACREASREFPDIIFEDKIIDNMCMQLVNKPEQFDVIVTTNLFGDILSDLCAGLVGGLGVVSGANIGDTTAIFEAVHGSAPDIAGQGKANPTAMLRSGLMMLHHIGEGAYADRIEQALNATLQQKDKCTGDLGGKATTSEFAQYIIDNLA, encoded by the coding sequence ATGCATACTATCACGCTCATCCCTGGCGACGGCATCGGTCCCGAAATCACACAGGCGGTTAAGGATATTTTTGCCGCTGCGCAAGTGCCTGTGCAGTGGGAAGAACTGAACGCTGGTCAAACGACATTCGACCAATCGGGAGAACTGCTTCCGCAGGCGCTACTTGATTCCTTGGAGCGCAACAAAGTTGGCCTGAAAGGCCCCTTGACCACTCCCGTCGGTAAAGGCTTCCGCAGCATCAATATCACGCTGCGCCAGAAGTTTGACCTCTACCAGAACGTACGGCCGGCTATTACCACAGAGGGTATTGCCAGCCGTTATTCGGGTATCGACTTGGTGCTGTTCCGGGAGAACACCGAGGGCTTGTACTCAGGGCTTGAGGTGTATGATGAGCGTCTAGGTATTGCCGATTCTATTTCGCGCATCACGCTAGAAGGCTGCCGCAAAATCTGCCACGCAGCTTTTGCTTACGCAGCCAAGCATGGCCGCAAAAAGGTGACTTTGGCCCACAAAGCCAACATCCTAAAGCTAGCTGGCTCCATGATGATCAATGCTTGCCGGGAAGCATCGCGGGAGTTCCCGGATATTATCTTCGAAGACAAGATCATTGATAACATGTGCATGCAGCTCGTGAATAAACCCGAGCAGTTCGATGTTATCGTGACGACCAATCTGTTTGGCGACATCTTGTCTGACCTTTGCGCGGGCCTCGTTGGCGGCCTAGGTGTAGTGTCGGGCGCGAACATTGGCGACACAACCGCCATCTTCGAAGCCGTACATGGCTCGGCTCCTGATATTGCAGGCCAAGGCAAAGCTAATCCTACGGCGATGCTGCGCTCCGGCCTGATGATGCTACACCACATCGGAGAAGGCGCGTATGCTGACCGCATCGAGCAGGCGCTGAACGCTACGCTGCAGCAAAAGGATAAGTGCACCGGCGACCTAGGTGGTAAGGCAACTACCAGCGAGTTTGCCCAATATATTATTGATAATCTGGCGTAA
- a CDS encoding YtxH domain-containing protein, with translation MGSKTTTGILCFAGGALTGAALGILYAPEKGRETRSWLSYQLERYREVLADLTESLVTSRVDAGPMSAKSEGQKVIREAKDKAEQLLGDVDQLINQINSRRTL, from the coding sequence ATGGGTAGCAAAACCACTACCGGCATTCTATGCTTTGCTGGCGGCGCTCTTACCGGAGCTGCCCTTGGCATTCTGTACGCCCCCGAAAAAGGCCGTGAAACCCGCAGCTGGCTGAGCTATCAGCTAGAGCGTTACCGCGAAGTACTGGCCGACCTTACCGAAAGCCTCGTGACTAGTCGCGTAGACGCTGGCCCTATGTCGGCCAAGTCGGAAGGTCAGAAGGTTATTCGCGAAGCCAAAGACAAAGCGGAGCAGTTGCTCGGCGACGTCGACCAACTCATCAACCAGATTAACTCCCGTCGGACGTTATAA
- the nusB gene encoding transcription antitermination factor NusB → MLNRRTLRIKVMQSLYAYHQAVGSDYSLANDRIAEAFAPDLNSPEPQDRKLLQGQRKMAEVIFKEWHKTGEEPEPLDDSDVNDAVADAIKYYQKQVAKDATFFGGQMVTAAESIHDQYIHLLNLPEALLQVIEEEKNRESRRFTPSKEAPLDTTRLEENLALQKLISNKQLQDLTIRRSLRWHSEEEMDALRKAWRTEIKPDPEFQSYLATPPSSDEAARYAEDQEMLKNLYKNFIFKGEILPAQLENDDLNWEENRSVVKNLVIKTLKMLDQAADENLELMSLSANWQDDKEFAESLYKQTLADDAKYEKLIAESVQNWDVERVALIDKIILKMALCEMHLFRGIPVKVTINEYIEISKLYSTPKSKQFVNGILDKLAQDLTASGAIRKSGRGLLDNQ, encoded by the coding sequence ATGCTCAACCGTCGCACGCTTCGCATTAAGGTCATGCAGTCCTTGTACGCCTACCATCAGGCTGTCGGGTCTGATTATTCGCTGGCTAATGACCGCATTGCGGAGGCTTTCGCGCCCGATCTAAATTCACCCGAACCACAAGACCGCAAGCTGCTGCAAGGGCAGCGGAAGATGGCCGAAGTTATCTTCAAGGAGTGGCACAAAACCGGCGAGGAGCCTGAGCCGCTGGACGACTCAGACGTGAACGATGCCGTGGCCGACGCCATCAAGTACTACCAGAAGCAAGTGGCGAAGGACGCAACTTTCTTCGGCGGGCAAATGGTAACGGCGGCCGAAAGTATTCATGATCAATACATTCACTTGCTTAATCTGCCCGAAGCCTTGCTTCAGGTGATTGAGGAAGAGAAGAATCGGGAGTCGCGCCGCTTCACACCCTCCAAAGAAGCGCCGCTGGATACCACGCGCCTTGAGGAGAACCTAGCTCTGCAGAAGCTCATCAGCAACAAGCAGCTGCAAGACCTCACCATCCGCCGCTCCCTGCGCTGGCATAGCGAGGAGGAGATGGATGCGCTGCGCAAAGCATGGCGCACGGAAATAAAGCCGGACCCCGAATTCCAGAGCTACCTCGCTACGCCACCTAGCTCCGACGAAGCCGCCCGCTACGCCGAGGACCAGGAAATGCTGAAGAACTTGTACAAGAACTTCATCTTCAAGGGCGAAATTCTGCCAGCGCAGCTGGAAAACGATGACCTGAACTGGGAGGAAAATCGGTCGGTGGTTAAGAACTTGGTTATCAAGACGCTGAAAATGCTCGACCAAGCGGCGGATGAGAACCTAGAGCTGATGTCATTGTCGGCTAATTGGCAAGATGATAAAGAGTTTGCCGAAAGCCTCTACAAGCAAACACTGGCCGACGACGCCAAGTACGAAAAGCTCATTGCCGAATCGGTTCAGAACTGGGACGTAGAGCGGGTAGCCCTCATCGACAAGATCATCCTGAAGATGGCGCTATGCGAGATGCACCTGTTCCGTGGTATCCCGGTGAAGGTTACCATCAACGAATACATCGAAATCAGTAAACTCTACAGCACGCCGAAGAGCAAGCAGTTCGTGAACGGTATTCTGGATAAGCTAGCGCAGGATCTGACTGCCAGCGGTGCTATTCGTAAGTCGGGTCGGGGCTTGCTGGACAATCAGTAA
- a CDS encoding Glu/Leu/Phe/Val dehydrogenase dimerization domain-containing protein: protein MVEIQEATDTSVFGQIAEHQHEQVVFCHDHETGLRAIIGIHNTVLGPALGGTRMWHYASETEALHDVLRLSRGMTYKAAISGLNLGGGKAVIIGDARTQKTEALLRKFGRFVKNLNGKYITAEDVNMTTKDMEYIRMETRHVAGLPESSGGSGDPSPVTAYGVYMGMKAAVKKAYGSDNLAGKRVALQGVGHVGLYLLEHLTKEGAQVVLTDYYEDRALDAANRFGAKMVGLDDIYDQDVDIYSPCALGATINDNTIGRLKCQVIAGSANNQLEDENVHGPALVERGIVYAPDFLINAGGLINVYSEVIGSNRQSALTQTEKIYDFTRQVLDKAEQEGSHPQAAAIRQAKERIASLGKVKSTY from the coding sequence ATGGTTGAAATTCAAGAAGCGACCGATACGTCGGTCTTTGGTCAAATCGCTGAGCACCAGCACGAGCAAGTGGTATTTTGCCACGACCACGAAACGGGGCTCCGTGCTATCATTGGCATTCACAACACCGTGCTAGGGCCTGCACTTGGCGGTACGCGCATGTGGCACTACGCTTCCGAAACGGAAGCCCTGCACGATGTGCTACGTCTCTCGCGTGGCATGACGTACAAGGCGGCTATTTCGGGCCTGAACCTAGGGGGCGGCAAAGCCGTCATCATCGGCGACGCACGTACCCAAAAGACGGAGGCGCTGTTGCGCAAGTTTGGTCGCTTCGTAAAGAACCTGAACGGCAAGTACATCACGGCCGAAGATGTAAACATGACCACCAAGGACATGGAATACATTCGGATGGAAACGCGCCACGTGGCTGGTCTGCCCGAAAGCAGCGGTGGCTCCGGTGACCCGTCTCCAGTCACGGCTTATGGCGTGTACATGGGCATGAAGGCGGCCGTGAAGAAAGCGTACGGCTCGGATAACCTAGCCGGCAAGCGCGTGGCATTGCAAGGCGTAGGCCACGTAGGCCTGTACCTGCTAGAACACCTCACCAAAGAAGGCGCTCAAGTGGTACTCACCGACTATTACGAAGATCGGGCGCTGGATGCGGCGAACCGCTTCGGCGCGAAAATGGTTGGCCTAGACGACATCTACGATCAAGATGTAGATATCTACTCGCCTTGTGCCCTAGGTGCTACCATCAATGATAACACGATTGGCCGTCTGAAATGCCAGGTGATTGCGGGTAGCGCGAACAACCAGCTCGAAGACGAGAACGTGCACGGCCCGGCCCTGGTGGAACGCGGCATTGTGTACGCCCCCGATTTTTTGATCAACGCTGGCGGCCTGATCAATGTATATTCCGAAGTAATTGGCTCTAACCGCCAAAGCGCCCTAACACAAACCGAAAAAATTTACGACTTCACCCGGCAAGTGCTTGATAAAGCGGAGCAGGAGGGAAGTCACCCCCAAGCAGCTGCCATCCGGCAGGCCAAGGAGCGCATTGCTTCCCTTGGTAAGGTAAAATCAACGTACTAA
- a CDS encoding ABC transporter ATP-binding protein: protein MRALPSTNKYLLRYKWHFLGGVLFVALSTLLAIFPAQIVRYAFDLVGEGIDLYHLYAGTQAQSGVYQLFGRNVLLYGLLIVLMALLRGVFLFFMRQTLIVMSRLIENDQKNEIFQHYQSLPLSFYRRHNTGDLMSRISEDVGRVRMYIGPAIMYFLQLVILFVLIVPLMLMVNVKLTIYTLLPLPILSVSIFYVNNLIERKSDEIQRSLADMTTFVQEAFSGIRVLKSFVREEDSHQSFVRASDNYKEKSLSLNFVNSLFFPLIMFLVGISTIVTVWIGGQEVIRGTITTGSIAEFLIYVNLLTWPVTALGWTSSLVQRAEASQARINEFLDQKTDIVSRQDIRQEIKGDIVFDHVSFTYPDTGIQALKDVSFRIRPGQTLAVIGNTGSGKSTIAALLCRLYDVTAGNIRIDGVDVRDFSLDSLRAQIGYVPQDVFLFSDSIRNNINFGLDQPSEEKMQQAAKDANVYENIILFPEGFDTKLGERGITLSGGQKQRVSIARALVKEPKILILDDSLSAVDTNTENAILNSLQRIMANRTSLIISHRVSSVKLADEILVIDDGVIVQHGPHEVLMRQENGLYRALYERQLQSEDAA from the coding sequence GTGCGCGCTCTTCCCTCTACCAATAAGTATCTTCTGCGCTACAAATGGCACTTCCTCGGCGGAGTGTTATTCGTGGCCTTATCAACGTTGCTAGCCATTTTCCCGGCCCAAATCGTGCGCTACGCCTTCGATTTGGTGGGGGAAGGCATCGATTTGTATCACCTCTACGCCGGCACCCAGGCACAAAGTGGGGTCTATCAGCTGTTCGGCCGCAACGTGCTTCTCTACGGTTTGCTTATCGTGTTGATGGCACTGTTGCGGGGAGTTTTCCTGTTCTTCATGCGTCAGACGCTCATCGTGATGTCGCGCTTGATCGAGAACGATCAGAAGAACGAAATCTTCCAGCACTATCAGTCCTTGCCGCTCAGCTTTTATCGGCGCCATAATACTGGCGACTTGATGTCACGCATTTCCGAGGATGTGGGCCGCGTGCGGATGTACATCGGGCCGGCCATTATGTACTTCTTGCAGCTCGTGATTTTGTTCGTGCTCATCGTGCCGCTTATGCTGATGGTGAACGTGAAGCTGACAATTTACACGCTGCTACCTCTGCCGATCTTGTCGGTGAGCATCTTCTACGTCAATAACCTGATTGAGCGTAAGTCCGACGAAATTCAACGCTCTCTAGCCGACATGACCACGTTCGTGCAGGAAGCGTTTTCGGGCATTCGGGTTTTGAAATCCTTCGTGCGCGAGGAAGATTCGCACCAGAGCTTTGTGCGAGCCAGCGACAACTACAAGGAAAAATCACTGAGCCTGAACTTCGTTAACTCGCTGTTCTTCCCCCTGATTATGTTTTTGGTTGGTATCAGCACCATCGTTACGGTTTGGATCGGCGGTCAAGAAGTTATCCGTGGCACCATCACGACGGGTAGTATTGCTGAGTTTCTGATTTACGTGAACCTGCTTACCTGGCCCGTCACCGCCCTAGGTTGGACCAGCAGCTTGGTACAACGTGCAGAGGCCTCACAAGCGCGTATCAACGAGTTCCTGGATCAGAAGACCGACATTGTTTCACGTCAAGATATCCGGCAGGAAATCAAAGGAGACATTGTTTTTGACCACGTCTCTTTCACGTACCCCGACACCGGGATTCAGGCACTGAAAGATGTGTCTTTCCGTATTCGTCCCGGCCAAACCCTAGCTGTTATTGGTAATACCGGCTCAGGCAAGAGCACTATTGCGGCCTTACTCTGCCGCCTCTACGACGTGACGGCGGGCAATATCAGGATAGACGGCGTAGATGTGCGCGACTTCAGCCTCGACTCATTGCGAGCGCAAATCGGCTACGTACCACAGGACGTATTCCTGTTCTCCGACAGCATCCGTAACAACATCAACTTCGGTCTCGACCAACCAAGTGAGGAGAAGATGCAACAGGCGGCTAAAGACGCCAATGTGTATGAGAATATCATTCTCTTCCCTGAGGGCTTCGATACAAAGCTAGGAGAGCGAGGCATTACCCTTTCCGGTGGGCAGAAGCAGCGCGTGAGCATTGCCCGAGCGCTAGTGAAAGAGCCCAAAATCCTGATCCTAGATGATTCACTTTCGGCTGTTGACACGAACACCGAAAATGCCATTCTGAATAGCCTTCAGCGTATTATGGCCAACCGTACCAGCCTGATTATCTCGCACCGGGTATCGTCGGTAAAGCTTGCCGATGAGATATTAGTGATTGATGATGGCGTCATTGTGCAGCATGGCCCGCATGAGGTGCTGATGCGGCAGGAAAACGGCTTATACCGTGCCCTGTACGAGCGTCAGTTGCAAAGCGAAGATGCCGCCTAG
- a CDS encoding T9SS type A sorting domain-containing protein, with product MKTIMLLVCLVTSCLWDLPSQAQTKPATATSEPVVAANKPAESSALLTEKMETAKPSSDALKISLDTNPITKRLSVRTDSSGPTRVEINDSEGRPVVTRDLIIGNRTAVLDVSRLPTGQYIVQCTSGTRKGAKRLMLE from the coding sequence ATGAAAACGATTATGCTGCTGGTATGTCTGGTAACATCTTGTTTGTGGGATCTACCTAGCCAGGCACAAACTAAACCTGCTACAGCGACTTCCGAACCAGTTGTTGCTGCAAACAAGCCTGCGGAAAGCTCCGCGCTTCTTACCGAAAAGATGGAAACCGCTAAGCCATCATCGGATGCTTTGAAGATTTCCCTCGATACCAATCCCATTACAAAACGATTGTCAGTGCGCACTGACTCTTCAGGACCAACGCGTGTTGAAATCAACGACTCTGAAGGTCGACCAGTAGTCACACGCGACTTGATCATTGGTAACAGAACCGCTGTTCTTGATGTAAGCCGCCTCCCAACTGGCCAGTATATTGTGCAGTGTACATCCGGCACGCGCAAAGGCGCCAAACGCTTGATGTTGGAATAG